ACTACTTCGCCCCTCGACCGTCAGGCAACTCCTTCGTGCTCCCAGACGGGTTCTCCTCTTTCAGCCTCGCGTAACCGCCCGCAGGTGGTCGGCTCATGGCCCTGGATATGGCGTGGCATACGGAGCCTGCGCATGCCACCCCGTAAGACTGTTTCGCCACAGGCGCTTACTCGCGGTGTCGGTCCTCACCGATGGCGGGGCGAATCAGGAGGTGAATCAAGTCCCAGTTCCGGTGTCCCTGATCTTGCACCTTGTTCCGTCCGCGCGCCCGTGCGATTACCGTCGCGCCTGGCCACCAAAGCCCGGATCTGCAGCGCCCCTGTGCGAAGCCGGGGCGCCCCCGCCCCCTTATGGCATAGGGGCGCTCTTCTGCGCGCCAGGATCGCTTCCCTGCGCCCGTAATTGACATCGTCCGGGGTGACGTTTCTCAGCACCCGCCAGCGGCGGGTAAACCTCGTGGAAACGCTCCTGGTTGTAGTAGCAGCTCATCCGGGCTCGACGGACTTCTCGGTCTTTTCGGCTGGAAGGCGGCTCCAGTCTAGCGCAACGGCAGGGCGCAAGAAGATAATCAGGGTGGCGCGGCGAAGCAATATGGGCAGTGCGGAGGTGGTGACTATGCACCGGACATCTCTTATCGCAGAGGCGGCGTGTCTGGCCTGCGTGATCGCGTCCAGCGCCGCCGGGAGCACGTCCATGCCGAAGAACATTGCGGTCTTGGAGGTCACGGACGCGCGCTCGTGGACCTTCACCTGCCGGGGCGGTTACGAGGGGCGGGCGGACCGCCGCGCGCTCTTCGTCATGACCCACCCCTGGTCGGCGGCAGGCGACGGGGATTTCGGGGTGATCGAGCGTGAGGCGACGATCCCCGGGGACTGGCAGCCGCCGTATCGCGTGCGCTTCTACTGTGCCGATGACTACGTCAACGATGACTGGCGCCCGAAGGCGGATGACTGGCTCGGCGGGGAGGGGTTTGCCGGACACCGGTTCAAGCAGGTACTGGTGGACGGGCAGGTGGTGTGGGAAAGCGATGTCGCCGATGCGGAGGGGCCGCATGTGCCGACGCGTTTCGAGGTGGATGTGACCCCTTACTGCCGGCCGGGCACACCGTTCCGCCTGGTGCTGCGCGTACTGGACAAGGTGGGAACCGCCACCAAGTTGCCGCAGGACTTCCACCACATTGGTTCCACGGAGACGCAGGCCGAGAAGGCCGGCGACCCCGCGCGATTCATGACCCACGTCTATTGGGGCGACGTCGTACTGCTGCGGGGGCGGGTGAGTCCCGAGGCGCTGGCCCGCTTCGAGCGGCGGCCGTCGGAGGAGGTGGTCGAGCGGGTGCATGCGGAGCGCTGGCCGCTGCGGCCTTTCGGCACGGCGCAGCGCGGGCCGGCGAAGTTGACGCTCGAGATGGCGGACACGATTCCACACGCGGGGTTTCCCGTGACGTGCGGCGTGCCGCTGCCGGCGGGACGGGTGACGGAGTTGGATCAGATTGCGCTGCGCGATCCGGGGGGCGCATTGGTGCCGGTGCAGGCCGCGGCGTTGAACCGCTGGGGCGACCGGAGCCTGCGATGGGTGCTGCTCGATTTCATCGCGCCGGGGGGCATCCCGCCAAAGCCGTGGAGTGTGCGCTTCGCGACAAGACCGCTATCGGCGCCGGCGCCGCCGCAGCCGGCGCGCGTGCGGCGCTCGGCCGGCCGCGTGCTCATAGATACGGGGCCGATCACCATCACGATGGGCGGCGAGCGCGGCCAGCTAACTGACAGCGTTGTGTTCACGGAATCGCGCCGACGAGCGGGCGGACCTTTGACAGGCGAGGTCGTGGCGCGACGCGGTGGGCGCGATGTGCTTTACGTTCCCGAGGTGGCGAAACTTGAGGTCAGAACGCGAGGGCCGGTTCGCGCGACGGTTGAGGCGACCGGGCGACTCGTCGGGCGCGATAACGCTGACGATTCCGTTGGGCGATTCGTGTTCCGTTTGAACGCGTATGCGGGGCAACCGTTCGTGCGCGTGTTCTTCCGCATCTTCAACGACACGGATAAGACGCTGCGGATCAAGCGATTCGGGCTGACCCTGGAGACGCGCGGCGGGGGCGCGGTATGGAGCGGTGACTGCGAGGCGCTGGAGCCGGGGGGAGAGGTCGCCATTACGCAGGCGGGGGGCGATCGTTTCGCGGTGACGCAAGGCGCGCAAGCAGTCGGCGGCGGCGAGCATTCGCAGGGCTGGGCGGCGGCGGCAGGCGACCAAGCGGTGGTCGTCGTCGCGGTGCGCGGGTTCTGGCAGCTTTTCCCGAAGTCGCTGCGCGTCGCAGGTGGAGGCGTAAGCGCGGACCTGTTCGCGGGAGGCGGAGCGGGCGGCTACTACGAGCCGGTGCCCGGCGAGGCGAAGCGGCACGAGGTGCTGCTGGCGTTCCTGCCGCCTGATGCAGCGCGCGCCGATGCCGAAGAGATCGTGAACGCGTTCATGCGACCGCCGAGGCTGTTCTCGGCGGAGTGGTTCTGCTCGTCGGGGGGGCTGGGCTACGCGGCTCCGCACAGCGCCGCGCAGTTCACGGAGCTCCACGAGCATCAGCAGCGGACGTACGGCGGGGTCGGGCCGACGGTACTCAACGGGACGCTCGGCATGCGCGATTTCCCCGACGCGCACTATCAGGGCAAGCCCGACGCCTGGCGCAACAACTACTACGACATCATGCAGGGCACGTTGAGCGAGTATCTCATGGGTGGGGATCCGCGGTGGTTCGACCGCGGCGAGGACCAATGCCTGCACTGCATGGACGTTGACACGTGTCACGGGCGGCCGGATCACCCGGAGTGGTTGGGGGTGCTGTACGCGCCGGGTGGCAAACACACGACCTCGTGGTGGTCGGCGATGCTGCGCGCGGAAGGGATGGATACGTACTACCGCCTGACCGGTGATCCGGATGCGCTGGAAGCGTTTCTCGGCGTGGCCGACTTCATCGTGCGCGAGAAGGCCGGGGTGGGCAGCGTGTCGGTGCGAGATCACGCGGGTTCGCTCATCGCCCTCGTGCGGGCGTACGACGAGACCGGGGACGCGAAGTACCTGGCGGCGGCGCGGCGGCTGGCGCACGACGCGTTGTCGCGGATTGATGCGCGGCGCGGGTGCTACTCCGAGGTACACGGCAATTACAACTATCGCGGCAACGTGCCATGGATGTGCGCGCAGTTGATGGAGCCGCTGTACCTCTACTACCGGCAGAGCGGGGATCTCGACGCAGCGAAGGCGGTGGTCGGGCTGGCGGAATCCATCATGGAGGACAACACCTCGCCGGAGGGGCCCGGGGATTACTGCGGCTACTCGCATAATCCGCACTTCAGCAAGCGCAGCAACTACAACGTGCTGATCGCGCCGGCGGTCGGCTACGCGTGGGAACTCACGGGCGACGACGCATTTGCGCAGAGCATGCGGGATGCGTACCGGCGGA
This region of Armatimonadota bacterium genomic DNA includes:
- a CDS encoding beta-L-arabinofuranosidase domain-containing protein; protein product: MPKNIAVLEVTDARSWTFTCRGGYEGRADRRALFVMTHPWSAAGDGDFGVIEREATIPGDWQPPYRVRFYCADDYVNDDWRPKADDWLGGEGFAGHRFKQVLVDGQVVWESDVADAEGPHVPTRFEVDVTPYCRPGTPFRLVLRVLDKVGTATKLPQDFHHIGSTETQAEKAGDPARFMTHVYWGDVVLLRGRVSPEALARFERRPSEEVVERVHAERWPLRPFGTAQRGPAKLTLEMADTIPHAGFPVTCGVPLPAGRVTELDQIALRDPGGALVPVQAAALNRWGDRSLRWVLLDFIAPGGIPPKPWSVRFATRPLSAPAPPQPARVRRSAGRVLIDTGPITITMGGERGQLTDSVVFTESRRRAGGPLTGEVVARRGGRDVLYVPEVAKLEVRTRGPVRATVEATGRLVGRDNADDSVGRFVFRLNAYAGQPFVRVFFRIFNDTDKTLRIKRFGLTLETRGGGAVWSGDCEALEPGGEVAITQAGGDRFAVTQGAQAVGGGEHSQGWAAAAGDQAVVVVAVRGFWQLFPKSLRVAGGGVSADLFAGGGAGGYYEPVPGEAKRHEVLLAFLPPDAARADAEEIVNAFMRPPRLFSAEWFCSSGGLGYAAPHSAAQFTELHEHQQRTYGGVGPTVLNGTLGMRDFPDAHYQGKPDAWRNNYYDIMQGTLSEYLMGGDPRWFDRGEDQCLHCMDVDTCHGRPDHPEWLGVLYAPGGKHTTSWWSAMLRAEGMDTYYRLTGDPDALEAFLGVADFIVREKAGVGSVSVRDHAGSLIALVRAYDETGDAKYLAAARRLAHDALSRIDARRGCYSEVHGNYNYRGNVPWMCAQLMEPLYLYYRQSGDLDAAKAVVGLAESIMEDNTSPEGPGDYCGYSHNPHFSKRSNYNVLIAPAVGYAWELTGDDAFAQSMRDAYRRTIADKSVNPIANCYWNAPTLLYYLGQTGDRHLFRVGGVLGGR